In Scatophagus argus isolate fScaArg1 chromosome 3, fScaArg1.pri, whole genome shotgun sequence, one genomic interval encodes:
- the prdm2b gene encoding PR domain zinc finger protein 2 isoform X1, which yields MAITGGTVESLEEIPAHVWKGLPDCLTLGPSAVNESRVGVWATRLIPKGKRFGPFVGEKKKRSQVTSNVYMWEVYFPARGWMCVDATDPMKGNWLRYVNWAHSSEEQNLFPLEINRTIYYKVLRPIRPGEELLVWYTVEDNPEITAALEEERASSLNRKNSPRAKRARRKLLERARQAGSGGFKKTSVTKPTFKEMWDGEEGLKEEDERPSTLGPSQELQKTHSLGSTGHINVEAKSSVMTDTGNGQEEEDEEEEEEEEEEEEDAGDLGEPSDVQQQTAQHSPLADSVQKKQPVPSLTCDDESHKDSQGKLESSSFAGQEPEVDPDLDLDPDPDGDLEGDPHGESYPCQHCERHFSTRQGLERHNHIHAITNQQTQLFKCRYCSKSFGSQVGRRRHERRHESGPKKRPGSLAGNASLLSPMVQTDSSSPDCTSPSGHYIAIGSQFTGGPLHSSEMQRKEMGPHTDRPFILDENGESKELHPCKYCNKAFGTHTNMRRHQRRIHERHLLPKGVRRKGMLLQEPSVQQQQPDESPSTSPPPVYVPSADTEDEADRDDYAVDISKNISENLSFYIDGKIVSTSSVSTCEVIEVDSRSAALFGLDTVIISPNQISQALKVESRMSAAKQASNIGQPAAKRRTSTPPLVPSLKVETDTASFTASTSSSSSSTSSSSNLLVRGLFQQAADSSAFQREKTVYLSPKLKQLLQTQDIQKSTIAVLTESHRLASPLSVTSLPGASGRFKRRTASPPSSPQLSPACKTESCKVEAVSSYTLKVPKLEGHSLSPSGSLQDKEDNLSLSGNNMHGQTSSNSGGHSCNQQPLDLSYAVSRKSETQNKVLGDSALDLSLHRKSSAEPELKGSPAPQPLIKKRKPNTSMLEKVLMNEYVGLPLPGEEGPATLANLNCFHSRAPTAASESAHPSPPSLTPVTMNPSSPGTSSVTSPTPPPPVLPTIPSPPIMPNSPLSQPSDSSALRPLPVLSPKMSPRSVDHKSLSDSEEILSAEEHNDEEENHIPTPLESPKSQPQDSLNFSVSSSPPEPALVDLSTTEDVPLTTTCNSLQNGKVNQNLDLVKDKTVAALSAQPESSSSPPLASHDSPSMLVSQSLTQTKIKEEPQHCVDELSVMNLTPQDGVEPSPLPAAPDKPSDKTSEVEEADSMYCKTFVCNVCEQPFNSIKELSGHITEHAADWPFKCEFCVQLFGDAPALLAHRTALHGVGRTFLCSVCSKEFAFLCNLQQHQKDLHPNETCSHTTVESGKLRPQNYTDPSRAEEESCPSSPAPQKTDETAPHSDSDLAKEEPDVNGNHAEDPNEELYTTIKIMASEGSKPKGPDVRLGINQHYPSYKPPPFPYHSRSHAGSVASATNFTTHNIPQTFSTAIRCTKCGNSFDNMPELHQHILACANASDKKRYTPKKNPIPLKQIVKTQNGVVSPSAAAAGQSAFRRMGQPKRLNFSQDTGKTKMSALSKKKNQLVQRAISRKNKAATFAKKATIKVEEEQPSNVCPHCSREFTYPASLSKHMAVSCPMKPVVKKGKKGLAEVKKEAVFVVDKNMSLRKKGSDSEIPRTERERKPLGKTRARSSGAADPEPSQPSKGKTAMLGRLKRPASFPAPVPVSKKTKKGQVQSLPPTPSSLDTPSDTAQQRPAMKMQRMGKEAVPKRLAEAKSPPQQLKKEERFSLRTRDRVGGPVTRSLQMANTTPSAEVKTEDPPVQEPKETQEVLMK from the exons ATGGCCATTACTGGAGGGACAGTGGAAAGTCTAGAAGAAATTCCAGCTCATGTGTGGAAGGGTTTGCCTGACTGTTTGACTCTTGGACCTTCTGCTGTAAATGAAAGCCGTGTCG GTGTTTGGGCCACTCGGCTCATTCCTAAAGGCAAGAGGTTCGGCCCATTTGTcggagaaaagaagaaaaggtcCCAGGTGACGAGTAATGTGTACATGTGGGAG GTTTATTTCCCAGCTCGGGGCTGGATGTGTGTTGACGCCACAGACCCCATGAAGGGAAACTGGCTGCGATATGTGAACTGGGCACACTCCAGCGAAGAGCAGAATCTTTTCCCTCTGGAGATTAACAGAACCATTTACTACAAAGTTTTAAGG CCTATCCGGCCGGGAGAGGAGCTGCTGGTGTGGTACACTGTGGAAGACAACCCTGAGATAACAGCTGCactggaggaagaaagagcCAGCAGTCTGAACAGGAAAAATTCACCCAGGGCGAAGCGAG CCAGAAGAAAGCTGCTGGAGAGAGCCAGACAGGCTGGTTCGGGTGGATTCAAGAAAACCAGTGTAACCAAACCTACTTTCAAGGAGATGTGGGATGGGGAAGAAG GtctgaaggaggaggatgagaggcCATCAACCTTAGGGCCCTCACAGGAACTCCAGAAAACCCATTCCCTGGGGAGCACTGGCCATATAAATGTGGAGGCCAAGTCATCAGTGATGACAGACACAGGAAatgggcaggaggaggaggacgaagaagaagaagaggaagaggaggaggaagaagaggacgCTGGTGATTTGGGGGAACCAAGTGACGTGCAGCAACAAACTGCTCAGCATTCACCTCTGGCTGATTCTGTGCAGAAGAAGCAGCCTGTACCATCACTGACCTGTGATGACGAAAGCCATAAGGATTCACAGGGAAAGTTGGAGTCTTCCTCATTCGCAGGGCAAGAACCTGAGGTTGATCCTGATCTTGACCTTGACCCTGATCCCGATGGTGACCTTGAGGGTGATCCCCACGGAGAGTCATATCCCTGTCAGCACTGTGAGCGCCACTTCTCCACCAGACAAGGTCTGGAACGTCACAATCACATTCATGCAATCACTAACCAGCAAACACAACTGTTCAAGTGCCGGTACTGCAGTAAATCCTTTGGTTCACAGGTGGGGCGGCGGCGGCATGAAAGAAGGCATGAGAGTGGGCCTAAGAAAAGGCCTGGCTCCCTGGCTGGGAATGCCAGTCTGCTCAGTCCGATGGTGCAGACTGACAGTTCTAGTCCTGACTGCACCAGCCCAAGTGGTCACTATATAGCCATAGGGTCCCAGTTTACAGGAGGACCTCTGCACAGCTCTGAGATGCAGAGAAAGGAGATGGGGCCTCATACTGACCGTCCCTTTATTTTGGATGAAAATGGGGAATCCAAGGAACTCCATCCCTGTAAATACTGTAATAAGGCATTTGgtacacacaccaacatgcgCAGACACCAACGCAGGATACACGAGCGTCACTTGTTACCAAAGGGAGTTCGCAGGAAAGGCATGCTACTGCAAGAACCAtcggtgcagcagcagcagcctgatgAGTCCCCCAGCACCAGCCCTCCTCCTGTCTATGTGCCCAGTGCGGACACAGAAGATGAGGCAGATAGGGACGATTATGCAGTTGACATTTCCAAAAACATCTCTGAAAATTTGAGCTTTTACATTGATGGCAAGATTGTGTCCACCAGTTCGGTGAGCACCTGTGAAGTGATAGAGGTGGACTCTagatctgctgctctgtttggtCTGGACACAGTCATCATCAGCCCAAATCAGATCAGTCAGGCGCTAAAGGTGGAGAGTAGAATGAGCGCTGCAAAGCAAGCCTCCAACATTGGTCAGCcagcagcaaaaagaagaaCATCTACACCCCCACTTGTTCCCAGCCTTAAAGTGGAGACGGACACAGCATCTTTCACAGCCTctacatcatcttcatcatcgtcTACATCATCCTCATCCAACTTGTTAGTGCGAGGGCTGTTCCAGCAAGCAGCAGATTCATCAGCATTTCAACGGGAGAAAACTGTTTATCTCTCACCAAAGCTCAAACAGCTCCTTCAGACTCAAGACATTCAGAAATCAACCATTGCTGTATTAACAGAAAGCCATAGACTCGCCTCACCGCTGTCAGTGACGTCGCTGCCAGGGGCCTCAGGCAGGTTTAAAAGAAGAACAGCCTCTCCCCCGTCATCTCCACAGCTCAGTCCTGCATGTAAAACAGAGAGCTGCAAAGTTGAAGCAGTGAGCTCATACACCCTTAAGGTGCCAAAGCTGGAAGGTCACAGCTTGTCACCTAGTGGAAGCCTACAGGACAAGGAAGACAACCTGAGCCTTTCTGGAAATAACATGCATGGCCAAACTTCTTCTAATAGTGGTGGACACTCCTGTAATCAACAACCCTTGGATCTGTCATACGCTGTCAGTAGGAAGAGTGAAACTCAGAACAAGGTGCTTGGGGATTCAGCCCTTGATTTAAGCTTGCATCGAAAGAGCAGTGCCGAGCCAGAATTAAAAGGAAGTCCAGCACCACAACCACTGATAAAAAAGAGGAAGCCTAACACCAGCATGCTTGAAAAGGTGCTGATGAATGAGTATGTAGGTTTGCCTTTGCCTGGAGAAGAAGGCCCTGCGACGTTGGCAAACCtaaattgttttcattctcGGGCTCCAACTGCTGCATCAGAGTCTGCCCACCCTTCTCCGCCCTCTTTGACCCCTGTCACCATGAACCCCTCTTCTCCTGGCACCTCCAGTGTGACATCACCaacaccacctcctcctgtACTACCTACCATACCCTCTCCTCCGATTATGCCTAACTCTCCTCTTTCGCAGCCTTCAGACTCCTCTGCACTGAGACCTCTTCCTGTTCTCTCGCCAAAAATGTCTCCTAGATCAGTTGACCACAAGTCCCTGTCAGACTCAGAGGAGATTTTGTCAGCTGAAGAACACAACGACGAAGAAGAGAACCATATCCCTACACCACTTGAATCCCCGAAGTCTCAACCTCAAGATTCACTTAATTTTTCAGTGTCATCAAGCCCTCCTGAGCCAGCATTAGTAGATCTTTCCACTACAGAAGACGTTCCTCTGACTACAACTTGTAACAGTTTGCAGAATGGCAAAGTGAACCAAAACCTTGACTTGGTCAAAGACAAAACCGTTGCTGCTCTCTCAGCCCAGCCAGaatcctcctcatctcctcctcttgcaTCACATGATTCACCTTCTATGCTCGTTTCACAATCCCTCACTCAGACTAAGATAAAAGAAGAACCTCAGCACTGCGTCGatgagctgtcagtcatgaaTCTTACACCTCAGGATGGTGTTGAGCCTTCacctctccctgctgctcctgaTAAACCATCTGATAAAACCTCTGAGGTGGAGGAAGCCGACTCCATGTACTGCAAGACTTTTGTGTGTAATGTCTGTGAACAGCCGTTCAACTCCATCAAAGAGCTCAGTGGGCATATCACAGAACATGCCGCGGATTGGCCCTTCAAGTGCGAGTtctgtgtgcagctgtttgGTGATGCCCCAGCCCTACTGGCTCACCGAACAGCACTACACGGAGTGGGCAGGACCTTTCTGTGCTCTGTTTGTTCTAAGGAGTTTGCATTTCTCTGTAACCTCCAGCAGCACCAAAAGGATCTGCATCCAAACGAGACATGTTCACATACCACTGTGGAGAGTGGCAAGCTCAGACCACAAAACTACACAGATCCATCCAGAGCCGAAGAGGAAAGCTGTCCCTCATCACCAGCACCACAGAAAACTGATGAAACTGCTCCACACAGTGACTCTGACTTGGCCAAAGAAGAGCCTGATGTTAATGGTAATCATGCAGAGGACCCCAATGAGGAGCTGTACACTACAATTAAGATCATGGCCTCAGAGGGATCGAAGCCTAAAGGCCCAGATGTCCGCCTTGGCATTAATCAACACTACCCCAGTTATAAACCACCCCCTTTTCCTTATCATAGCCGCTCACATGCTGGCTCTGTGGCCTCAGCTACTAACTTCACCACCCACAACATACCACAAACGTTCAGCACTGCCATTCGCTGCACCAAGTGTGGCAACAGCTTTGACAACATGCCCGAGCTGCACCAGCACATTTTGGCCTGTGCCAATGCTAGTGATAAGAAGCGTTACACTCCCAAGAAAAACCCCATCCCCCTGAAGCAAATCGTGAAGACTCAGAATGGAGTGGTGTCaccttcagcagctgctgcaggccaGAGTGCTTTCCGTAGAATGGGTCAGCCAAAGAGACTTAACTTTAGTCAAGATACtggtaaaacaaaaatgagtgCCCTCAGTAAGAAGAAAAACCAGCTGGTTCAGAGGGCAATTTCTCGGAAAAATAAAGCTGCCACTTTTGCAAAGAAGGCTACCATTAAAGTTGAGGAAGAGCAGCCCTCCAACGTCTGCCCCCACTGCAGTCGGGAGTTTACTTATCCCGCAAGTCTCAGTAAACACATGGCAGTCAGCTGTCCCATGAAGCCTGTTGTTAAAAAGGGCAAAAAAGGTCTTGCAGAGGTGAAAAAAGAGGCGGTGTTTGTTGTAGATAAAAACATGAGTCTTAGGAAAAAAGGTTCAGATTCTGAAATACCACGGACCGAGAGGGAGCGTAAACCCCTGGGAAAGACCAGAGCTCGTAGCTCTGGTGCAGCAGACCCTGAACCCTCCCAGCCAAGTAAAGGAAAAACTGCCATGTTGGGACGACTAAAGAGGCCTGCCTCATTCCCTGCGCCAGTTCCTGTTAGCAAAAAAACTAAGAAGGGCCAAGTTCAGTCTCTACCTCCCACCCCGTCATCCCTGGACACTCCCAGTGACACCGCACAACAGCGGCCAGCCATGAAAATGCAGCGTATGGGCAAAGAGGCAGTACCCAAGAGATTAGCAGAGGCCAAATCACCACCACAACAGCTGAAGAAAGAGGAGCGGTTCTCGCTTCGAACAAGAGATAGAGTGGGTGGTCCAGTCACCAGGAGCTTACAAATGGCTAACACAACCCCTTCAGCTGAGGTAAAAACTGAAGACCCACCGGTTCAAGAGCCAAAAGAGACTCAG GAGGTGCTGATGAAGTGA
- the prdm2b gene encoding PR domain zinc finger protein 2 isoform X2 → MKAIHRPASPLDDGLAARRKLLERARQAGSGGFKKTSVTKPTFKEMWDGEEGLKEEDERPSTLGPSQELQKTHSLGSTGHINVEAKSSVMTDTGNGQEEEDEEEEEEEEEEEEDAGDLGEPSDVQQQTAQHSPLADSVQKKQPVPSLTCDDESHKDSQGKLESSSFAGQEPEVDPDLDLDPDPDGDLEGDPHGESYPCQHCERHFSTRQGLERHNHIHAITNQQTQLFKCRYCSKSFGSQVGRRRHERRHESGPKKRPGSLAGNASLLSPMVQTDSSSPDCTSPSGHYIAIGSQFTGGPLHSSEMQRKEMGPHTDRPFILDENGESKELHPCKYCNKAFGTHTNMRRHQRRIHERHLLPKGVRRKGMLLQEPSVQQQQPDESPSTSPPPVYVPSADTEDEADRDDYAVDISKNISENLSFYIDGKIVSTSSVSTCEVIEVDSRSAALFGLDTVIISPNQISQALKVESRMSAAKQASNIGQPAAKRRTSTPPLVPSLKVETDTASFTASTSSSSSSTSSSSNLLVRGLFQQAADSSAFQREKTVYLSPKLKQLLQTQDIQKSTIAVLTESHRLASPLSVTSLPGASGRFKRRTASPPSSPQLSPACKTESCKVEAVSSYTLKVPKLEGHSLSPSGSLQDKEDNLSLSGNNMHGQTSSNSGGHSCNQQPLDLSYAVSRKSETQNKVLGDSALDLSLHRKSSAEPELKGSPAPQPLIKKRKPNTSMLEKVLMNEYVGLPLPGEEGPATLANLNCFHSRAPTAASESAHPSPPSLTPVTMNPSSPGTSSVTSPTPPPPVLPTIPSPPIMPNSPLSQPSDSSALRPLPVLSPKMSPRSVDHKSLSDSEEILSAEEHNDEEENHIPTPLESPKSQPQDSLNFSVSSSPPEPALVDLSTTEDVPLTTTCNSLQNGKVNQNLDLVKDKTVAALSAQPESSSSPPLASHDSPSMLVSQSLTQTKIKEEPQHCVDELSVMNLTPQDGVEPSPLPAAPDKPSDKTSEVEEADSMYCKTFVCNVCEQPFNSIKELSGHITEHAADWPFKCEFCVQLFGDAPALLAHRTALHGVGRTFLCSVCSKEFAFLCNLQQHQKDLHPNETCSHTTVESGKLRPQNYTDPSRAEEESCPSSPAPQKTDETAPHSDSDLAKEEPDVNGNHAEDPNEELYTTIKIMASEGSKPKGPDVRLGINQHYPSYKPPPFPYHSRSHAGSVASATNFTTHNIPQTFSTAIRCTKCGNSFDNMPELHQHILACANASDKKRYTPKKNPIPLKQIVKTQNGVVSPSAAAAGQSAFRRMGQPKRLNFSQDTGKTKMSALSKKKNQLVQRAISRKNKAATFAKKATIKVEEEQPSNVCPHCSREFTYPASLSKHMAVSCPMKPVVKKGKKGLAEVKKEAVFVVDKNMSLRKKGSDSEIPRTERERKPLGKTRARSSGAADPEPSQPSKGKTAMLGRLKRPASFPAPVPVSKKTKKGQVQSLPPTPSSLDTPSDTAQQRPAMKMQRMGKEAVPKRLAEAKSPPQQLKKEERFSLRTRDRVGGPVTRSLQMANTTPSAEVKTEDPPVQEPKETQEVLMK, encoded by the exons ATGAAAGCCATCCATCGGCCAGCCTCTCCACTTGATGATGGCCTAGCAG CCAGAAGAAAGCTGCTGGAGAGAGCCAGACAGGCTGGTTCGGGTGGATTCAAGAAAACCAGTGTAACCAAACCTACTTTCAAGGAGATGTGGGATGGGGAAGAAG GtctgaaggaggaggatgagaggcCATCAACCTTAGGGCCCTCACAGGAACTCCAGAAAACCCATTCCCTGGGGAGCACTGGCCATATAAATGTGGAGGCCAAGTCATCAGTGATGACAGACACAGGAAatgggcaggaggaggaggacgaagaagaagaagaggaagaggaggaggaagaagaggacgCTGGTGATTTGGGGGAACCAAGTGACGTGCAGCAACAAACTGCTCAGCATTCACCTCTGGCTGATTCTGTGCAGAAGAAGCAGCCTGTACCATCACTGACCTGTGATGACGAAAGCCATAAGGATTCACAGGGAAAGTTGGAGTCTTCCTCATTCGCAGGGCAAGAACCTGAGGTTGATCCTGATCTTGACCTTGACCCTGATCCCGATGGTGACCTTGAGGGTGATCCCCACGGAGAGTCATATCCCTGTCAGCACTGTGAGCGCCACTTCTCCACCAGACAAGGTCTGGAACGTCACAATCACATTCATGCAATCACTAACCAGCAAACACAACTGTTCAAGTGCCGGTACTGCAGTAAATCCTTTGGTTCACAGGTGGGGCGGCGGCGGCATGAAAGAAGGCATGAGAGTGGGCCTAAGAAAAGGCCTGGCTCCCTGGCTGGGAATGCCAGTCTGCTCAGTCCGATGGTGCAGACTGACAGTTCTAGTCCTGACTGCACCAGCCCAAGTGGTCACTATATAGCCATAGGGTCCCAGTTTACAGGAGGACCTCTGCACAGCTCTGAGATGCAGAGAAAGGAGATGGGGCCTCATACTGACCGTCCCTTTATTTTGGATGAAAATGGGGAATCCAAGGAACTCCATCCCTGTAAATACTGTAATAAGGCATTTGgtacacacaccaacatgcgCAGACACCAACGCAGGATACACGAGCGTCACTTGTTACCAAAGGGAGTTCGCAGGAAAGGCATGCTACTGCAAGAACCAtcggtgcagcagcagcagcctgatgAGTCCCCCAGCACCAGCCCTCCTCCTGTCTATGTGCCCAGTGCGGACACAGAAGATGAGGCAGATAGGGACGATTATGCAGTTGACATTTCCAAAAACATCTCTGAAAATTTGAGCTTTTACATTGATGGCAAGATTGTGTCCACCAGTTCGGTGAGCACCTGTGAAGTGATAGAGGTGGACTCTagatctgctgctctgtttggtCTGGACACAGTCATCATCAGCCCAAATCAGATCAGTCAGGCGCTAAAGGTGGAGAGTAGAATGAGCGCTGCAAAGCAAGCCTCCAACATTGGTCAGCcagcagcaaaaagaagaaCATCTACACCCCCACTTGTTCCCAGCCTTAAAGTGGAGACGGACACAGCATCTTTCACAGCCTctacatcatcttcatcatcgtcTACATCATCCTCATCCAACTTGTTAGTGCGAGGGCTGTTCCAGCAAGCAGCAGATTCATCAGCATTTCAACGGGAGAAAACTGTTTATCTCTCACCAAAGCTCAAACAGCTCCTTCAGACTCAAGACATTCAGAAATCAACCATTGCTGTATTAACAGAAAGCCATAGACTCGCCTCACCGCTGTCAGTGACGTCGCTGCCAGGGGCCTCAGGCAGGTTTAAAAGAAGAACAGCCTCTCCCCCGTCATCTCCACAGCTCAGTCCTGCATGTAAAACAGAGAGCTGCAAAGTTGAAGCAGTGAGCTCATACACCCTTAAGGTGCCAAAGCTGGAAGGTCACAGCTTGTCACCTAGTGGAAGCCTACAGGACAAGGAAGACAACCTGAGCCTTTCTGGAAATAACATGCATGGCCAAACTTCTTCTAATAGTGGTGGACACTCCTGTAATCAACAACCCTTGGATCTGTCATACGCTGTCAGTAGGAAGAGTGAAACTCAGAACAAGGTGCTTGGGGATTCAGCCCTTGATTTAAGCTTGCATCGAAAGAGCAGTGCCGAGCCAGAATTAAAAGGAAGTCCAGCACCACAACCACTGATAAAAAAGAGGAAGCCTAACACCAGCATGCTTGAAAAGGTGCTGATGAATGAGTATGTAGGTTTGCCTTTGCCTGGAGAAGAAGGCCCTGCGACGTTGGCAAACCtaaattgttttcattctcGGGCTCCAACTGCTGCATCAGAGTCTGCCCACCCTTCTCCGCCCTCTTTGACCCCTGTCACCATGAACCCCTCTTCTCCTGGCACCTCCAGTGTGACATCACCaacaccacctcctcctgtACTACCTACCATACCCTCTCCTCCGATTATGCCTAACTCTCCTCTTTCGCAGCCTTCAGACTCCTCTGCACTGAGACCTCTTCCTGTTCTCTCGCCAAAAATGTCTCCTAGATCAGTTGACCACAAGTCCCTGTCAGACTCAGAGGAGATTTTGTCAGCTGAAGAACACAACGACGAAGAAGAGAACCATATCCCTACACCACTTGAATCCCCGAAGTCTCAACCTCAAGATTCACTTAATTTTTCAGTGTCATCAAGCCCTCCTGAGCCAGCATTAGTAGATCTTTCCACTACAGAAGACGTTCCTCTGACTACAACTTGTAACAGTTTGCAGAATGGCAAAGTGAACCAAAACCTTGACTTGGTCAAAGACAAAACCGTTGCTGCTCTCTCAGCCCAGCCAGaatcctcctcatctcctcctcttgcaTCACATGATTCACCTTCTATGCTCGTTTCACAATCCCTCACTCAGACTAAGATAAAAGAAGAACCTCAGCACTGCGTCGatgagctgtcagtcatgaaTCTTACACCTCAGGATGGTGTTGAGCCTTCacctctccctgctgctcctgaTAAACCATCTGATAAAACCTCTGAGGTGGAGGAAGCCGACTCCATGTACTGCAAGACTTTTGTGTGTAATGTCTGTGAACAGCCGTTCAACTCCATCAAAGAGCTCAGTGGGCATATCACAGAACATGCCGCGGATTGGCCCTTCAAGTGCGAGTtctgtgtgcagctgtttgGTGATGCCCCAGCCCTACTGGCTCACCGAACAGCACTACACGGAGTGGGCAGGACCTTTCTGTGCTCTGTTTGTTCTAAGGAGTTTGCATTTCTCTGTAACCTCCAGCAGCACCAAAAGGATCTGCATCCAAACGAGACATGTTCACATACCACTGTGGAGAGTGGCAAGCTCAGACCACAAAACTACACAGATCCATCCAGAGCCGAAGAGGAAAGCTGTCCCTCATCACCAGCACCACAGAAAACTGATGAAACTGCTCCACACAGTGACTCTGACTTGGCCAAAGAAGAGCCTGATGTTAATGGTAATCATGCAGAGGACCCCAATGAGGAGCTGTACACTACAATTAAGATCATGGCCTCAGAGGGATCGAAGCCTAAAGGCCCAGATGTCCGCCTTGGCATTAATCAACACTACCCCAGTTATAAACCACCCCCTTTTCCTTATCATAGCCGCTCACATGCTGGCTCTGTGGCCTCAGCTACTAACTTCACCACCCACAACATACCACAAACGTTCAGCACTGCCATTCGCTGCACCAAGTGTGGCAACAGCTTTGACAACATGCCCGAGCTGCACCAGCACATTTTGGCCTGTGCCAATGCTAGTGATAAGAAGCGTTACACTCCCAAGAAAAACCCCATCCCCCTGAAGCAAATCGTGAAGACTCAGAATGGAGTGGTGTCaccttcagcagctgctgcaggccaGAGTGCTTTCCGTAGAATGGGTCAGCCAAAGAGACTTAACTTTAGTCAAGATACtggtaaaacaaaaatgagtgCCCTCAGTAAGAAGAAAAACCAGCTGGTTCAGAGGGCAATTTCTCGGAAAAATAAAGCTGCCACTTTTGCAAAGAAGGCTACCATTAAAGTTGAGGAAGAGCAGCCCTCCAACGTCTGCCCCCACTGCAGTCGGGAGTTTACTTATCCCGCAAGTCTCAGTAAACACATGGCAGTCAGCTGTCCCATGAAGCCTGTTGTTAAAAAGGGCAAAAAAGGTCTTGCAGAGGTGAAAAAAGAGGCGGTGTTTGTTGTAGATAAAAACATGAGTCTTAGGAAAAAAGGTTCAGATTCTGAAATACCACGGACCGAGAGGGAGCGTAAACCCCTGGGAAAGACCAGAGCTCGTAGCTCTGGTGCAGCAGACCCTGAACCCTCCCAGCCAAGTAAAGGAAAAACTGCCATGTTGGGACGACTAAAGAGGCCTGCCTCATTCCCTGCGCCAGTTCCTGTTAGCAAAAAAACTAAGAAGGGCCAAGTTCAGTCTCTACCTCCCACCCCGTCATCCCTGGACACTCCCAGTGACACCGCACAACAGCGGCCAGCCATGAAAATGCAGCGTATGGGCAAAGAGGCAGTACCCAAGAGATTAGCAGAGGCCAAATCACCACCACAACAGCTGAAGAAAGAGGAGCGGTTCTCGCTTCGAACAAGAGATAGAGTGGGTGGTCCAGTCACCAGGAGCTTACAAATGGCTAACACAACCCCTTCAGCTGAGGTAAAAACTGAAGACCCACCGGTTCAAGAGCCAAAAGAGACTCAG GAGGTGCTGATGAAGTGA